CCGGACCCGGTCGAGCCGGTGCGTCTCCCGGGAGAACACCTGGGCCTCGTCGATGTGCTCGGCGGTGGAGACGACCAGCTCCGTGATGACGGCGCGGACCGTGGCGACCGGGTCGAGTCCGGCGGCCAGGATCCGCTTCAGGTCGGCGAGCTGCCGGGTGATCAGCGAGTGGTAGATCTCGTACAGCACGTCCTGTTTGGAGCCGAAGTAGTGGTACAGCCCGCCCTTGGTCACCTCGGCGCGGTCCACGATCTCCTGGACGGAGGTGCCGTCGAAGCCCTTCTCGGCGAACAGTCGCACCGCGGCGGCCAGGATGCGGCGCTCGACCGCCGACTCCCGCGCCCGCCCGGCCCTCCCGGTCATGGTCATCGAGACCCCGCCCTCCCCGTCGACTCTCCGTCTCCGCCAGTCTGCCAGGTACCGACCGGTCGGTATGTGCTAGTCGTCGGCCCACAGGACCCTGGTGTCGGCGGCCCCCCGCGCGGTCGCCGACCGGGCGGCCTGCTCCTCGGTCTCCGCGCGCGTGTACGCGGCGAGAGGCTCGAACGGCGTGACGGTGACCTCCAGCCGTGTGCGCCCGGCCATGCGCGCCCGCCAGGTCCCCCTGATCTCCCCGTCGGCCAGGAGCGCCCCCGGGTTGCCCAGGGGCCGCCACACCGCCTTGTGCCGTGCCTTGTCGGGGATCAGCAGGTCGCGGTCACGGGCCTGCATGAACGGGTCGTGGGCGGCCAACAGCCGTACCCCGCGCGGCGGCGGTGCATCGCGAAGAGCGGCCAGGCGGTCGGCGGGCAGCCATCGGGAGAGGCCGTCGACCCGGACCTCCGTCAGGCCCTCCGGCCAGACGGGACGCAGCGCCGTGACGGTGGTGCCGAGGAACTTCGCCGCCTCGGCGGGCGCGGCGGGCCCCAGCAGCCGCAGGTACGCCTCGATGAGGCGATCGGTGCCCGACGCCTCCGCCGGCACCCCGGGGCTCCCCTCCACCGGCGCGAGCACGGTGCCCCTGCCGGGAACGAGCTGAACGCCGGCCGCCGCCCCCACCTGCTGGAAGAGGGCTCCGGAGATGTGCCGCGCCGCGCACGCCGCGCACTCGTAGGTCAGCTCCGGCGGCACCAGGTCGCTGACGGCCCGGCTGACCTCGCCCTTGGGCATCGGGCCGGTGACGACCTCGCGCATCGCCTCGGCCGCCGCGCGGAACGCGGCGATCCCCGACGCCGCGCCCTCCTTGATCCGGGCGGACGAGATCCGGGCGGTGGCGTCCGCGTCGCTCAGCGGCCACAGCGCCCGCGCCAGCATCGTCAGATCGGCGCGCCGATGCAGGTGGGGAGCCCCGCGCGTGCTCCAGGTCAGCACCGTCGAGCCGTCCTCGGGAGCGGTCCACCCGCGCGCCGCGAGGGCGACCGCGGCGGTGCCCGGGGGCGTGTCCTGCACGCCCAGGTCGAGCACCGCGGGCTCCCCGTCGACCGGCCGGTCCAGCCCGTGCGCCTCCACCCGGTACGCCATCACCCGGGTCCGGTCCACCTCGATCGTCGCGCGTCCCATCCCCCCATCTTGGCGGAGGGCCCGTCGGCTACCGTCCGCGACGGGGGCGTTCCGCGGGCAGGGCCTCGACCGCGGTCTTGCGGATGTGGTCGTAGATGATCGACGTCCGCACGTCGGCGATGTTGCGGTACCGGGACACGTGGTCGACCACGAAGTCCCGCAGATGGCCGGTGTCGCGCACCGCCACCTGGACGATGAAGTCGTCGCCGCCGGAGACGACGAACACGGCCAGGGTCTCCGGGAGCCCCGTCATGTAGGCGCGGAAGCCCTCGACCGCCTCCCGGACCTTGGGCTACAGGCGCACGTTGATCAGCGCCTGCAGCGGGCGGCCCAACGCGGCCAGGCGGCGCTAGGCGGTGCCCCGCGCCCGCGCCGGGGCACAATGTTGTGGCACACTGCCTGCGACCTTGGGGGAGGTGGGCCATGAGCCGCCACGCGCCGACCGACGACCCTGGCGATCCCGGCGACCCGGGCGCCTCCGCGCCGGAGGTGTCGCCGCCCGAGGAGTACGCGGCGGGGATGCCGGGGGTGACGGCAGCGCTCCGGCAGTCGTGGGAGCAGATGGGCGTCCGCCGTACCGCGCTCACCCTGCTCCGCGTCAACCAGCGCAAGGGCTTCGACTGCCCCGGCTGTGCCTGGCCGGAGGGCGACCGCCGGCACGTGGCGGAGTTCTGCGAGAACGGGGCCAAGGCCGTCGCGGAGGAGGCCACCACCCGGAGGGTCACCCGCGAGTTCTTCGCCCGGCACACGATCGACGAGCTGGCCGAGCGCTCCGATCACTGGCTCGGGCAGCAGGGCCGGCTGACCGAGCCGATGGTGCGGCGGGAGGGCTCCGACCGGTACGAGCCGATCTCGTGGGACGAGGCGTTCGGCGTCCTGGCCGAGGAGCTGAACGCGCTCGGCTCCCCCGACGAGGCCGCGTTCTACACCTCGGGCCGTACGAGCAACGAGGCGGCGTTCGTCTACCAGCTCCTCGCCCGCGCGTTCGGCACCAACAACCTGCCGGACTGCTCCAACATGTGCCACGAGTCGTCCGGTTCCGCGCTCACCGAGACGCTGGGCGTGGGCAAGGGCTCGGTGCTGCTGGAGGACCTGCACGAGGCCGACCTCATCCTCGTCGTCGGACAGAACCCGGGCACCAACCACCCCCGGATGCTGGCGGCGTTGGAGCGGGCCAAGCGGTCCGGCGCGCGGATCGTGGCCGTCAACCCGTTGCCCGAGGCCGGGCTGCTCCGCTTCAAGAACCCGCAGCGCGTGTCCGGCCTGGCGGGGCGGGGCACCGCGCTGGCCGACCGGTTCCTGCAGATCAGGCTGAACGGGGACCTGGCGCTGTTCCAGGCGCTCAACCGGATGCTGCTGGACCGCGACGCCGTCGACCACGCGTTCCTCGACGCGCACGCCGTGGGCCTTCCGGAGCTGACCGAGCACCTGCGGGGGCTCGACTGGGACGACGTCCTGGCCGCCACGGGCCTGTCCCGCGAGGAGATCGACACCACCCTCGACGACGTCCTGCGCGCCGACCGGATCATCGTGTGCTGGGCGATGGGACTCACCCAGCACCGCAACGCCGTCCCCACCATCCGCGAGGTCGTCAACTTCCTGCTGCTGCGCGGCAACATCGGCCGTCGCGGCGCGGGCGTGTGCCCGGTGCGGGGTCACTCCAACGTGCAGGGCGACCGGACGATGGGCATCGTCGAACGGCCCTCCCCCGCGTTCCTGGACGCGCTGGCCGGCGAGTTCGGGTTCGCGCCGCCCCGTGAGCACGGCCTCGACACGGTGCGGACCATCGAGGCGATGCGCGACGGCCTCGTCAAGGTGTTCGTCGGGATGGGCGGCAACTTCGTGCGCGCCACACCCGACTCGACGGTGACGGAGGCTGCCATGCGGTCGTGCCGGCTGACCGCGCACGTGTCCACCAAGCCGAACCGCTCGCACACGGTGACCGGGCGGCGGGCGCTGATCCTGCCGACGCTGGGCCGCACCGAGACCGACGTGCAGGGCTCGGGCCCGCAGTTCGTGTCGGTCGAGGACTCGATGGGCATGGTCCACGCCTCGCGCGGACGGCTGGCCCCGGCCTCCCGCGACCTGCTGTCGGAGGTCGCCATCGTCTGCCGGCTGGGACGGGCGATGGGCCTGGCCGGCTTCGACTGGGCGGGCATGGAGCGCGACTACGACGTGATCCGGTCCCACATCGCGCGGGTGGTGCCGGGCTTCGCCGACTTCAACCGTCGGATCCGCGAGCCCGGCGGGTTCGTCCTGCCGCACGCCCCGCGCGACCGCCGCGAGTTCCCCACCGCCGGCGGACGCGCCCGCCTCACCGTGAACGACCTGGAGGTGCTGCGGGTCCCGGAGGGCCGGCTGCTGCTCCAGACGGTGCGCAGCCACGACCAGTACAACACCACCATCTACGGCATGGACGACCGGTACCGGGGCGTCCGCGGCGGCCGGCGGGTGGTGTTCGTGCATCCCGACGACCTCGCCGACCTCGGTCTGGCCGACGGGGCGACGGTCGACCTGGTGAGCGAGTGGCGGGACGGCGTCGATCGTCGGGCCCCCGGGTTCCGGCTCGTGGCGTATCCGACGGCGCGGGGCTGCGCGGCGGCGTACTTCCCGGAGACCAACGTGCTGGTGCCGCTCGACAGCACCGCCGACATCAGCAACACGCCGACGTCCAAGTCCATCGTCGTACGCCTCGAACCGGCGTCCTGATCGCTTTACGGTAGGTGGCATGAACGACCTCCCCGACCGCCGGGTCTCCCCCGACCCGCGGGACCTGCGCGCGTCCGACGCCGACCGCGAACGCGTCGCGCAGGCGCTGCGCGAGGCCGCCGGCGACGGCCGCCTCAACCTCGAGGAACTCGACGAACGGCTCACCGTCGCCTACACGGCCCGCACCTACGGCGAGCTGGAGCCGCTCACCCGCGACCTTCCGGCGGGCCCCGACTCCCCGACCCTGCACGTGGCGGCGCCCGACCAGCGCATCGTCGGCGGCGAGCCGACCTCGCGCACGGGCATCGCCATCATGAGCGAGTTCAAACGGCGGGGCCGGTGGACGGCGCCCCGCAGGTTCCTCGGGCTCGCCTTCTGGGGCGGCGGGACGATCGACCTCCGCGACGCCCGGTTCAGCGAGCCGGAGCTGCGCGTCAACGCGTTCGCCATCATGGGCGGCATCGACGTGCTCGTCCCGGACGACCTCGACGTCACGGTGCGGGGCATCGGCATCATGGGGGCGTTCGACGACAAGGCCACCGGCCCGGGCGCGCCCGGGGCTCCCCGGGTGGTGGTCGGCGGGTTCTCCTTCTGGGGCGGGGTGACGGTCAAGCGCCGCAAGCGGGACGGCGGCTGACGCCTCACCGCCCCAGGAGTGCGGCCCGGTAGCGCTCCACCACCTCGTCGACGGTGCGCACCGCGTACCCGCGCAGCACCACGTCGAACATCGGCGCGCCCAACTCCCAGTTCTCGATGGGGGCCGGCTCCAGGCCGTACACGTCCATGGAGCGATGGCCCAGCCGCGCCCAGACGCGGACGAGGAAGTGCTCGACCTGGGCGCGGTCGTAGCCGCGCCACCGCACCACCAGGCGGTGCTCGTGCCGCACCTCGTCGAGCAGCTCCTCGGGCACGACGATCGGGCCGCCGCCGGGCCTGACCGCGCCTCCGTCGGCGACGGGAACGCCGTAGGCGCGGGCGCCGACGAGACCGTCGGCCTCACCGCCGCCGCCCAGGATGAAGTCGAGTCCACCGTCGGGCTCGTCGTCGGTCAGGGCGACCCCTTCGAGCGCGGCCAGCTCCCGGCGGTAGCGGCGCATCGCGCCGTCCACCTCGAACCGGTCGTAGCCGCGCATGACGACGTCGAAGCTCGTCCAACCCAGATGCTTGAGGGTGATCGGCGCGCCCCTCAACGGGGCACGGCCGAGCGTGCCCTCGAGCTGGGCCACCACATCGTCGACCTGTTGCGGGTCGTAGCCGCGCAGGACCACTGAGAACTCCGGCATTCGCGGCACCTCCGGCACGCACGGTAGTAAAACTCGCGCATCGGGGCCACCACGTGGGCCGATCTTGGCGCTGGGTGACAACCCTACGGCGCGAGTTTTGAGCCGGGGAACGGGCTCATCGGTCGCTCGCGCCGGGACCCGTCCAGATACGCCAGGGCCCGCTTGCGCCAGACGAGCAGCCGATGGTCGGGCACGGCCTCGTCGTCCAGGCCGAGCGCCGCGTCCCGCGACCGCTGCAGGGCCACGTGCGCGTCCGCGTCGGTGCCCCACAGCGTGACCGTCTCGTCGTCGCGGAACTGGACCTCGTACGCCCCGACGAGGCGATGTCCGTGCTCGGCCAGGAGCGGCGCGTACTCCTTCTGGACGGCCTCCAGATAGTCCAGGGCGCACCCGGGACGCACGGTGGCGATCTCCATCAGGTAGAGCGGTGCGGCGTAGCCCTCGGCGACCAGGTCGGCGAGGCAGGGGCTCCCGGGGGCCTCGCCGAGCGGCCGGGGGGACCCGAGACCGCCGAACCCGGGTGAGCCGTCGATCATCCGGCGCCAGCCACCGGCCCAGCCGCCCTCGCAGTGCCACAGGGCGATCGCCCGGGACGGCGGATTCCCGGCGACGCCGACCTCGGCGAACGCGCCGAGCAGATCGACACCCTCGCGGCGGTGACGGGTCGGGGGCTCCTCCTGCCCGGTCGTGTCCGCCCGGGGGAACTCGATCTCCTGGATCAGATAGATCCCGCGCGGCATGGGGGCTCCGTTCGCCAGGCGGCTGCTCGCCCGGGGAGCCTAGGTGCGCGGGGCGTTGGCCGCAACGGTCCCCGCGTTCAGAAATTCGAGACCACCTGGGTCAGAACCCTGTCCAGGGCGGCAGGGTCGGCGGCGTTGTAGGCGGTCGCGTCGGTGGCCTCGGAGATCCGCTTGAGCGCGCCGCCGTCGGCCCCCGCGCCATAGGCGATGGTGAAGACCCGCACGCCGCTCCCGTCGGCCAGCTCGGGCAGCAGCGCCTGCAGGGACAGCCCGCCGCCGGGGTCGTCGTTGCGTCCGTCGGTCAGCACCACCACCGAGTTGATCGCCCCCGCCCGCCTGCGGACCTTGACGTGCTCGAACGCGGCCAGGGTGCTGTCGTACAGACCGGTGTCGCCGCGCGGGCGCAGCGCGCCGATCCGGTTCCTGAGACGCCGCCGATGGCCGGGCGTTCGCATCGCGTCGATGGGGACGAGCGCGCGGTGGTCGATCCGGCCCGCCAGGTTGGAGGAGAACTCCCACAGCCCGACGCGGTCGACCCCGACGAAGTCCCCGACGGCCCGGTTGAGGGAGCGCCGGGCGAGCTGCATCCGGTTGCGGCCCGTGCCCGGCACGGACTCCGCCATCGAGCCCGACACGTCCACGAGGAACAGCACGTTGGCCCGCTTGCGCAGCGACTCCCAGCCGACCAGCACCCGGTCCAGCACGTCGGGCGCGGGCGGCGCGATCACCCGCTTCGGGTGGTCCGGCAGCAGCCCGTTCGCCTGCGTGAGGAGCGGCCCGGCCCGGTTGTCATGGCCCCGGAAGCCGTTGCGGGCGAACTCGCCCTGCACCTCGGGGCCCCGCAGGTACCGGAGGAAGTCCTCGGCGACCCTCCGCTTCTTGGTGGCGGCGATGGTGCGCAGCCTGACGTACGGGTGGTCGGACATCAGCGTGCCCTCTTTGGGATAGACGGCCACGAGCGGCGTCCTGGGCTTGGGGTTCCTTCCGGCCTCGGCGGGGTTGCCCGTGGGGTTGCCCTGGTTGTAGTGGTGCACCGACATCTCCTCGACCGCGACGGCCGAGACGTACGACAGGCCCGCCCCCTCGGCGTCGGCACGGCGCAGCCCTTCGAGGAACGTCAGGGTGGTGTCGCCGTAATGCACGACCGAGTTCTCCACACCCCGCACGCCGGCCTGCACGTTCGACCGCTGGAGGTCGGCCGCCGACAGACCGTTCTGTTTACCGGCGGCGGCGAAGTACACGCCCACCGTGGCGTTCAACCCGGAGGTCGAGAAGTTGGGGTTGGTCTTGCCGAGCCGGAACTCCCCCCACTCGGGATGCCCGTGGGCGGCCCACCCTCGCGGGTCCCGCGCCAGCCGCACCACGTCCTCCCAGCCCAGCGGCCTGGCGGGCCAACCGAGCGCCTGCGCCATGGGTCGCGGCATCGCGATGACGAGCGGCGCCATCGCCACACCCGGGGTCTCATCGGGCACCAGGTCCGCATCGCGCTCGCCCTGACTCAGCCGATGCCGCAGCAACGCCACCCAACCGGAACTCGCCGGCGACCAGACATCGGGCTGCACCCCGTCGACCCGCGCGTCCCACCCCCGCGCCAGCGCACTCATCGCCTCACCGGACGACTTCCCCCGTACGGCCACCGCGGCGCATTCCCCATCGACCTCACGACCGGAGTACTCCTCGGCCGCCTTGCGAAGGACGCCCTCCTTCTCCGGAGACGTCATGACGTTGAGGGTGACACCCCCATCCCGACACCCCTGCCCTCCCCCACCACCTCCCCCGAGCAGGAAGACCGCCACCCCGACCACCAACCCCACCGCGACCAACACCGCCA
The DNA window shown above is from Thermomonospora umbrina and carries:
- a CDS encoding DivIVA domain-containing protein, producing the protein MPEFSVVLRGYDPQQVDDVVAQLEGTLGRAPLRGAPITLKHLGWTSFDVVMRGYDRFEVDGAMRRYRRELAALEGVALTDDEPDGGLDFILGGGGEADGLVGARAYGVPVADGGAVRPGGGPIVVPEELLDEVRHEHRLVVRWRGYDRAQVEHFLVRVWARLGHRSMDVYGLEPAPIENWELGAPMFDVVLRGYAVRTVDEVVERYRAALLGR
- a CDS encoding DNA glycosylase AlkZ-like family protein, whose protein sequence is MGRATIEVDRTRVMAYRVEAHGLDRPVDGEPAVLDLGVQDTPPGTAAVALAARGWTAPEDGSTVLTWSTRGAPHLHRRADLTMLARALWPLSDADATARISSARIKEGAASGIAAFRAAAEAMREVVTGPMPKGEVSRAVSDLVPPELTYECAACAARHISGALFQQVGAAAGVQLVPGRGTVLAPVEGSPGVPAEASGTDRLIEAYLRLLGPAAPAEAAKFLGTTVTALRPVWPEGLTEVRVDGLSRWLPADRLAALRDAPPPRGVRLLAAHDPFMQARDRDLLIPDKARHKAVWRPLGNPGALLADGEIRGTWRARMAGRTRLEVTVTPFEPLAAYTRAETEEQAARSATARGAADTRVLWADD
- a CDS encoding DUF1707 SHOCT-like domain-containing protein gives rise to the protein MNDLPDRRVSPDPRDLRASDADRERVAQALREAAGDGRLNLEELDERLTVAYTARTYGELEPLTRDLPAGPDSPTLHVAAPDQRIVGGEPTSRTGIAIMSEFKRRGRWTAPRRFLGLAFWGGGTIDLRDARFSEPELRVNAFAIMGGIDVLVPDDLDVTVRGIGIMGAFDDKATGPGAPGAPRVVVGGFSFWGGVTVKRRKRDGG
- a CDS encoding TetR/AcrR family transcriptional regulator, yielding MTMTGRAGRARESAVERRILAAAVRLFAEKGFDGTSVQEIVDRAEVTKGGLYHYFGSKQDVLYEIYHSLITRQLADLKRILAAGLDPVATVRAVITELVVSTAEHIDEAQVFSRETHRLDRVRTAAVRADRRRYHTAFREIVERGLRDGVFAPAAPAETVTLIVFGLVNEMPRWYRPDGPKPADRFAGEVADFVLAALRPR
- a CDS encoding substrate-binding and VWA domain-containing protein, with the protein product MVVVAVLVAVGLVVGVAVFLLGGGGGGGQGCRDGGVTLNVMTSPEKEGVLRKAAEEYSGREVDGECAAVAVRGKSSGEAMSALARGWDARVDGVQPDVWSPASSGWVALLRHRLSQGERDADLVPDETPGVAMAPLVIAMPRPMAQALGWPARPLGWEDVVRLARDPRGWAAHGHPEWGEFRLGKTNPNFSTSGLNATVGVYFAAAGKQNGLSAADLQRSNVQAGVRGVENSVVHYGDTTLTFLEGLRRADAEGAGLSYVSAVAVEEMSVHHYNQGNPTGNPAEAGRNPKPRTPLVAVYPKEGTLMSDHPYVRLRTIAATKKRRVAEDFLRYLRGPEVQGEFARNGFRGHDNRAGPLLTQANGLLPDHPKRVIAPPAPDVLDRVLVGWESLRKRANVLFLVDVSGSMAESVPGTGRNRMQLARRSLNRAVGDFVGVDRVGLWEFSSNLAGRIDHRALVPIDAMRTPGHRRRLRNRIGALRPRGDTGLYDSTLAAFEHVKVRRRAGAINSVVVLTDGRNDDPGGGLSLQALLPELADGSGVRVFTIAYGAGADGGALKRISEATDATAYNAADPAALDRVLTQVVSNF
- a CDS encoding FdhF/YdeP family oxidoreductase → MSRHAPTDDPGDPGDPGASAPEVSPPEEYAAGMPGVTAALRQSWEQMGVRRTALTLLRVNQRKGFDCPGCAWPEGDRRHVAEFCENGAKAVAEEATTRRVTREFFARHTIDELAERSDHWLGQQGRLTEPMVRREGSDRYEPISWDEAFGVLAEELNALGSPDEAAFYTSGRTSNEAAFVYQLLARAFGTNNLPDCSNMCHESSGSALTETLGVGKGSVLLEDLHEADLILVVGQNPGTNHPRMLAALERAKRSGARIVAVNPLPEAGLLRFKNPQRVSGLAGRGTALADRFLQIRLNGDLALFQALNRMLLDRDAVDHAFLDAHAVGLPELTEHLRGLDWDDVLAATGLSREEIDTTLDDVLRADRIIVCWAMGLTQHRNAVPTIREVVNFLLLRGNIGRRGAGVCPVRGHSNVQGDRTMGIVERPSPAFLDALAGEFGFAPPREHGLDTVRTIEAMRDGLVKVFVGMGGNFVRATPDSTVTEAAMRSCRLTAHVSTKPNRSHTVTGRRALILPTLGRTETDVQGSGPQFVSVEDSMGMVHASRGRLAPASRDLLSEVAIVCRLGRAMGLAGFDWAGMERDYDVIRSHIARVVPGFADFNRRIREPGGFVLPHAPRDRREFPTAGGRARLTVNDLEVLRVPEGRLLLQTVRSHDQYNTTIYGMDDRYRGVRGGRRVVFVHPDDLADLGLADGATVDLVSEWRDGVDRRAPGFRLVAYPTARGCAAAYFPETNVLVPLDSTADISNTPTSKSIVVRLEPAS